A window of the Lysinibacillus irui genome harbors these coding sequences:
- a CDS encoding glutamate-5-semialdehyde dehydrogenase, which translates to MTSEIQEKGRLAKAASYTLNSKTTCEKNEALTKIAEQLLIDQPIILAENAKDLALGEQQGMPASTLDRIMLNEERIAAMADAIHLLVSLNDPVGTIVERIEKDNGLRIEKRIVPLGVIGMIYEARPNVTVDAATLSLKTGNAVILRGSSSAKSSNMALVASIHRALAKTAMPTDAVQLIEDTRRETAKELFHLKEYLDVLIPRGGKALIDLVVNEASVPVLETGAGNCHIYVDQMADYIKAETICLNAKTQRPSVCNAAESLLIHPTWFKAHGVQLLSSLYEAGVTIIGDEQVCQSFKDALPATTDDYATEYLDLKISVKLVENVYEAIEHIHQFGTNHSEAIITEDSLVAETFLNNVDAAAVYHNASTRFTDGFEFGYGAEIGISTQKLHARGPMGLPALTSTKYFIHGNGQIRE; encoded by the coding sequence ATGACAAGTGAAATTCAAGAAAAAGGTCGTCTTGCAAAGGCCGCTAGTTACACGTTAAATAGTAAAACTACCTGCGAAAAAAATGAGGCTTTGACAAAAATTGCCGAACAGCTTCTTATCGATCAGCCTATTATCCTAGCTGAAAATGCTAAGGATTTGGCACTCGGTGAGCAACAAGGCATGCCCGCTTCTACTTTGGACCGTATTATGCTTAATGAGGAGCGCATAGCGGCAATGGCAGATGCCATTCATTTGCTCGTCTCCTTAAACGATCCAGTAGGTACCATTGTGGAACGTATTGAGAAAGATAATGGGCTACGCATTGAAAAGCGAATTGTGCCACTCGGTGTTATTGGCATGATTTATGAGGCTCGCCCAAATGTCACAGTCGATGCAGCAACACTTTCTTTGAAAACGGGTAATGCTGTCATATTGCGCGGGAGCTCCTCCGCTAAAAGTTCAAATATGGCTCTTGTCGCAAGTATCCATCGTGCACTTGCCAAAACAGCCATGCCAACGGATGCGGTGCAATTAATTGAGGATACGCGTCGGGAAACAGCTAAAGAACTATTTCATTTAAAAGAGTACTTAGATGTACTCATTCCTCGTGGCGGCAAAGCGCTTATTGATTTAGTTGTTAATGAAGCGTCTGTCCCTGTCCTTGAAACAGGTGCAGGTAACTGTCACATTTATGTGGATCAAATGGCAGATTACATAAAAGCAGAAACCATTTGTCTGAATGCTAAAACACAGCGGCCCTCTGTCTGTAATGCAGCCGAAAGCTTACTGATCCACCCTACTTGGTTTAAGGCACACGGTGTTCAGCTTTTATCGTCTCTGTACGAAGCAGGTGTGACAATCATCGGTGATGAACAAGTGTGTCAGTCATTTAAGGACGCTCTTCCAGCTACGACAGATGACTATGCGACAGAGTACCTTGATTTAAAAATAAGTGTTAAATTAGTCGAAAACGTCTATGAAGCGATTGAGCATATCCATCAATTTGGAACGAATCATTCTGAAGCTATTATTACGGAAGATTCATTGGTCGCAGAAACATTTTTAAACAATGTCGATGCAGCAGCGGTTTATCACAATGCCTCTACCCGCTTCACAGACGGCTTTGAATTTGGCTATGGCGCAGAAATTGGTATCAGTACGCAAAAGCTACATGCTCGTGGACCAATGGGCTTACCTGCCTTAACATCAACAAAATATTTTATTCATGGCAACGGTCAAATTCGAGAATAG
- the proB gene encoding glutamate 5-kinase, translating into MERKRIVVKIGSSSLTNAKGEIDKVRLMDHVQAIAELKKQGHEVLLVSSGAVAAGFKQLGYPARPVTVKGKQAAAAVGQSLLIQTYSALFSIYDIMPAQILLTRTDFSKKECYKNAYATFEELLERSMLPIINENDTVSISELTFGDNDMLSALVSGLVHADQLIILTDINGLYNANPAKNPQAERIDKLTTITDDLLRFADGTGSKVGTGGMASKLLAARTALRAGVRVFIGTGHGVQKLVDILAGHGDGTYVGHDELAVLTNHKQWIALTEVSGKIFIDNGAERALMDNGKSLLPAGVYRVEGDFINGDVVEVYSENGLLGRGEVLYSSQELAVAMGKRTDTLVNCPNEVIHRDKWLKIQTN; encoded by the coding sequence ATGGAGAGAAAAAGAATTGTTGTTAAAATTGGCAGTAGCTCTTTAACGAACGCAAAAGGTGAAATCGATAAAGTTCGCTTAATGGATCACGTACAGGCAATCGCCGAATTAAAGAAACAGGGACATGAAGTTTTACTTGTCTCATCGGGTGCCGTCGCTGCGGGTTTTAAACAACTTGGCTACCCAGCTCGTCCTGTGACGGTGAAAGGTAAGCAGGCAGCGGCAGCGGTAGGGCAAAGTCTACTTATTCAAACGTACAGTGCTTTATTTAGTATCTATGATATTATGCCTGCACAGATTTTACTGACTCGCACAGACTTTTCTAAAAAAGAATGCTATAAAAATGCTTACGCGACGTTCGAGGAATTATTAGAACGCTCAATGTTACCTATCATTAATGAAAACGATACCGTATCTATTAGCGAATTAACTTTTGGTGATAATGATATGCTATCCGCTTTAGTAAGTGGTCTGGTCCATGCAGATCAACTCATTATTTTAACCGATATTAATGGCTTATATAACGCTAATCCCGCTAAAAATCCACAGGCTGAGCGCATTGATAAGTTAACAACAATTACAGATGATTTGCTTCGCTTTGCAGATGGTACAGGATCAAAGGTTGGCACGGGTGGCATGGCTTCCAAGCTATTAGCAGCTCGAACTGCTTTACGTGCAGGTGTTAGGGTGTTTATTGGAACCGGTCATGGTGTTCAAAAACTTGTGGATATTTTAGCTGGTCATGGCGATGGAACCTATGTCGGTCATGATGAGCTTGCAGTGCTAACGAATCATAAACAGTGGATTGCACTTACGGAAGTTTCTGGTAAAATTTTTATAGATAATGGTGCTGAGCGAGCGTTAATGGACAATGGCAAAAGCCTTTTACCTGCCGGGGTGTACCGTGTAGAAGGAGATTTTATCAATGGTGACGTGGTCGAAGTCTATAGTGAAAATGGTTTATTAGGACGTGGTGAGGTGTTGTACTCATCTCAAGAGCTAGCTGTTGCTATGGGAAAACGGACAGATACATTGGTGAATTGTCCTAACGAGGTCATTCACAGAGATAAATGGCTGAAAATTCAAACGAATTAA
- a CDS encoding sodium:proton antiporter — protein MAVSDIVTQYEDEHGQVYYKMTSHDIEVKATQNSGLAPIITYWMGEKDITDSIRNLRFSPRPPSSYIQDYEEFQAMLYSKEQYAINQLYEQMSIKPKNMSSGKQIVWSFFVIVLAMLPLFIAIWWFK, from the coding sequence ATGGCAGTAAGTGATATTGTTACGCAATACGAGGATGAGCACGGGCAGGTTTATTATAAAATGACATCACATGACATTGAGGTTAAGGCTACACAAAACTCAGGACTAGCTCCCATTATTACCTATTGGATGGGAGAAAAAGACATAACGGATTCCATACGAAATTTGCGTTTCAGTCCACGTCCCCCATCTAGCTATATACAAGATTACGAAGAATTTCAAGCAATGCTTTATTCGAAGGAGCAGTATGCCATTAACCAGCTCTATGAACAAATGAGCATCAAGCCAAAAAATATGTCCTCCGGGAAACAAATCGTATGGAGTTTCTTTGTGATTGTTTTGGCCATGCTGCCACTTTTCATCGCTATTTGGTGGTTTAAATAA
- a CDS encoding LysE family translocator, whose translation MEISTLFAFLGAAIILTIMPGPDNLFVLAQSITQDKKAGIATSLGLCTGLLVHISAAVLGISAIIYQSTIIFSIVKFAGAAYLLYLAWQSFRAKGDPFSLQQQNVQAYVKLYKKGILMNILNPKVSLFFLALLPQFVHPSQGHVALQMLILGIVFLVQALVLFILFSLFAGKVRNVIIGQPVIAKRLNMIQGILFTFIGIQIAISKQ comes from the coding sequence GTGGAAATTTCAACGTTATTCGCATTTTTAGGTGCAGCGATTATTTTAACGATAATGCCAGGGCCAGATAATTTGTTTGTGCTTGCGCAAAGTATTACACAAGATAAAAAAGCTGGTATTGCCACATCACTTGGATTATGTACGGGACTTCTTGTTCATATTAGTGCAGCGGTACTCGGTATCTCTGCGATTATTTATCAATCGACTATTATTTTCTCTATTGTAAAATTTGCAGGAGCAGCATATTTATTATATCTAGCTTGGCAATCATTTCGTGCAAAAGGAGATCCATTTTCTTTGCAGCAGCAAAATGTACAAGCCTATGTTAAGTTGTATAAAAAAGGGATTTTAATGAATATTTTAAATCCAAAAGTATCGCTATTTTTCCTAGCGCTCCTACCTCAGTTTGTTCATCCTTCACAAGGACATGTTGCGTTGCAAATGCTTATTTTGGGTATAGTATTTTTAGTTCAAGCATTGGTATTATTTATCTTATTTAGTTTGTTTGCAGGGAAGGTTAGAAATGTGATTATTGGTCAGCCTGTGATTGCAAAACGATTAAATATGATTCAAGGTATTCTCTTCACTTTTATTGGGATACAAATAGCTATTAGTAAACAATAG
- a CDS encoding DUF1835 domain-containing protein, whose product MAILHITFSLATQGSLKLAIRQHRLQRDESVLSVHDDFSIGPLQSFEERKHWLETHMLDDDDQQLYNDIYENWKGKIETLPSDVDVWVWYSHNAHEQIGLRYVMSEFNHKSSMVYGIDATEGMQRIQPNITIRQTGELSSDMLMKLRTVAKRFSTQECQQLAKEWEDIKGQPSTLRLWKNKLEHVEEEALDAYIIASAKNLQLQHKEEWLMPTQILAQTAGTVNHYIGNDFLMYRLRTLVEQGLFEMQGDTTDIFSYQVKLR is encoded by the coding sequence ATGGCTATTTTACATATTACCTTTAGCTTAGCAACTCAGGGTTCCTTGAAGCTTGCCATACGCCAACATCGTTTGCAGCGTGATGAATCAGTTCTAAGTGTCCATGATGATTTCTCGATTGGACCTCTTCAGAGCTTTGAAGAACGCAAACATTGGTTAGAGACGCATATGTTGGACGATGATGACCAACAATTATACAATGATATCTATGAAAATTGGAAGGGGAAAATCGAAACGTTACCAAGTGATGTGGATGTTTGGGTTTGGTATAGCCATAATGCCCATGAACAAATTGGACTGCGCTATGTGATGAGTGAGTTTAATCATAAAAGTAGTATGGTCTATGGAATTGATGCCACAGAGGGCATGCAACGTATTCAACCAAATATTACTATTCGTCAGACAGGTGAGCTTTCCTCAGACATGCTTATGAAGCTTCGCACTGTTGCAAAACGATTTTCTACTCAAGAATGTCAACAACTTGCCAAAGAATGGGAAGACATAAAAGGACAGCCAAGTACACTACGACTATGGAAAAATAAACTGGAGCATGTAGAGGAAGAGGCACTGGACGCATACATTATCGCCAGTGCAAAGAATCTGCAGTTACAGCACAAGGAAGAATGGCTGATGCCGACGCAAATTTTAGCTCAGACAGCTGGAACAGTTAATCATTATATAGGGAATGATTTTCTAATGTATCGCTTACGAACACTCGTCGAACAAGGATTATTTGAGATGCAAGGTGATACAACGGATATTTTTTCATATCAGGTAAAATTACGCTAA
- a CDS encoding LysR family transcriptional regulator, producing the protein MEWQQLEYFVTVAKLEHMTRAAEALAISQPALSRSISKLEEELGVPLFDRQGRSIMLNRYGELFLYRVQRMRKEYEKAVLELQELNNPELGDVSLGFLHTLGTSIVPDLIRAFRQKHPHIRFHFTQNYSHSQLKQLLAGELDLCLLAAIDTEPPVCWKELWRDELFIMVPIDHPLAHRKSIKMKELEHENFVLMKKGYALRRSADRLLNAAGIKPKISYEGDEVSTIAGFVGAGLGVSLLPDDEDLNPKKIVKIHVEDMVCERIIGMAWIDNRYLPPSARQFKQFVFDFYEKK; encoded by the coding sequence ATGGAGTGGCAACAATTAGAATATTTTGTAACGGTTGCAAAGTTAGAGCATATGACACGAGCTGCCGAGGCATTAGCGATTTCACAGCCAGCACTTAGTCGTTCTATATCAAAGCTGGAAGAAGAATTAGGTGTACCGCTTTTCGACAGACAAGGGCGCTCAATCATGCTAAACCGATATGGTGAACTATTTTTATATCGCGTACAACGCATGCGTAAAGAATATGAAAAGGCTGTTTTAGAATTACAAGAGCTGAATAATCCAGAGCTTGGGGACGTATCACTTGGTTTTTTACATACGCTAGGAACGAGTATCGTACCAGATTTGATTCGCGCTTTTCGTCAGAAACACCCCCATATCCGTTTTCATTTCACGCAAAACTATTCCCATTCACAATTAAAGCAATTGCTGGCTGGTGAGTTAGATCTTTGCTTATTGGCTGCCATAGATACAGAGCCTCCCGTTTGCTGGAAAGAGCTGTGGCGTGATGAGCTCTTTATTATGGTGCCTATTGACCATCCACTAGCTCATCGCAAAAGCATTAAAATGAAGGAACTGGAGCATGAAAATTTTGTGCTCATGAAAAAGGGCTATGCTCTTCGCCGTTCTGCTGACCGCTTATTAAACGCGGCTGGCATAAAGCCTAAAATTTCTTATGAAGGCGATGAAGTATCTACCATTGCAGGTTTTGTTGGGGCTGGTCTCGGCGTTTCCTTACTACCAGATGATGAGGATTTAAATCCGAAGAAGATCGTTAAAATCCATGTTGAGGATATGGTATGTGAACGTATTATTGGCATGGCTTGGATTGACAATCGCTATTTGCCTCCATCAGCACGCCAATTTAAACAGTTTGTCTTCGATTTTTATGAAAAAAAATAA
- a CDS encoding alpha/beta hydrolase, translating into MKLTKPQPLTIEGGKKAVLLLHGFTGSTKDVKKLGEFLSQRGYTVHAPIYSGHGVEPEALLETKPEDWWNDVVEGYNFLQKKGYEEIAVVGISLGGVFSLKVAETFPVKACVAMCAPITRDNSKGLFTRLYHYARLYKHFENKSKDQIISELHELRITPKDSLDGVTRLTTETREELSTIKAPTLVLQGSLDDELYQESAPFILNTVETDDKEIIWYENSGHIITLDKEREKVYEDVYKFLDHIEWSVAN; encoded by the coding sequence ATGAAGTTAACAAAGCCACAACCTCTAACAATTGAGGGAGGCAAAAAAGCCGTACTATTACTGCATGGATTCACAGGTAGCACAAAAGATGTGAAAAAACTAGGAGAATTCTTATCTCAACGTGGTTATACCGTTCATGCACCAATCTATAGTGGGCATGGCGTAGAACCAGAAGCTTTATTAGAAACTAAACCAGAAGACTGGTGGAACGATGTCGTGGAAGGTTATAACTTCCTACAAAAGAAAGGCTATGAAGAAATCGCAGTTGTTGGGATTTCACTTGGTGGCGTCTTCTCACTAAAAGTTGCAGAGACATTCCCAGTGAAGGCATGTGTTGCGATGTGTGCACCAATAACACGTGATAACTCAAAAGGCTTATTTACACGTTTGTACCACTATGCTCGATTATATAAACACTTTGAAAATAAATCAAAAGATCAAATTATTTCAGAATTACATGAGTTACGTATTACCCCAAAAGATTCTTTAGATGGCGTAACACGTTTAACGACTGAAACACGTGAGGAATTATCCACTATTAAAGCACCAACACTAGTACTACAAGGTTCATTAGACGATGAGCTTTACCAAGAAAGTGCACCATTCATTTTAAATACAGTAGAAACAGATGATAAAGAAATCATTTGGTATGAAAATTCAGGTCATATTATTACGTTAGATAAAGAACGTGAAAAAGTTTATGAAGATGTCTATAAATTTTTAGATCATATTGAATGGTCAGTTGCAAATTAA
- the brnQ gene encoding branched-chain amino acid transport system II carrier protein, with product MQQKIPFSTYAVIGTMLFGLYFGAGNLIFPIQMGQLAGTNFWFGLIGFLVTAIGLPFLGILAIGLSGSNGLRDLASRVHPVFGIVFSLALYLTIGPFFAIPRTATVPFVVGFEPYIEAQHATLLLAVFSFLFFAVVYYFSLNPAKIMDYIGKYLTPAFLVVLFILIITSIVKPMGHFQQPIGDYIDNAFMTGFKEGYNTMDALASLAFGIVVINAIKSAGITDRKQIAKATWTSGIFAMALMMLIYGLITFMGASSIGAVGTFENGGLIFAAVADHYFGSFGAILLAVIIVLACLKTSIGLITSCSEFFHQVFPKISYKWFVFLLCVVSFTIANFGLNNIIQFAIPVLMFLYPLAIVLILLALSSSFFKNKQTVYAIAMIFTFFISLIDGYKALIESVPGAKLGVLDAVEKAYSTILPFYDIGLGWILPAIIGAIIGSLFPSRKVL from the coding sequence ATGCAACAAAAAATACCTTTCTCAACCTATGCAGTCATTGGAACTATGTTATTTGGACTGTATTTCGGTGCAGGGAACCTTATTTTCCCAATTCAAATGGGGCAATTAGCAGGGACCAATTTTTGGTTTGGATTAATCGGGTTTTTAGTCACTGCCATCGGGCTGCCATTCCTCGGAATTTTAGCCATTGGTTTATCAGGAAGTAATGGCTTACGGGATTTAGCGAGCCGTGTCCATCCTGTTTTTGGTATCGTATTTTCTTTGGCGCTCTATTTAACCATTGGGCCATTTTTTGCGATACCACGTACAGCAACCGTACCATTTGTGGTAGGCTTTGAGCCATATATTGAAGCTCAGCATGCAACATTGCTATTAGCCGTATTTAGCTTTCTATTTTTTGCTGTTGTTTACTATTTTTCTTTAAATCCAGCGAAAATTATGGATTATATTGGGAAATATTTAACACCTGCTTTTTTAGTTGTCTTATTTATTTTGATTATTACAAGCATTGTGAAACCGATGGGGCACTTCCAGCAGCCAATCGGTGATTATATAGATAATGCCTTTATGACAGGCTTTAAAGAGGGCTATAATACAATGGATGCCTTAGCATCATTAGCCTTTGGGATTGTTGTCATCAATGCGATTAAAAGTGCAGGAATTACGGATCGAAAGCAGATAGCGAAGGCTACCTGGACTTCAGGAATATTTGCGATGGCTTTAATGATGCTAATTTACGGATTAATCACATTTATGGGCGCTTCCAGCATTGGAGCAGTAGGCACTTTTGAGAATGGTGGTTTAATTTTTGCCGCAGTAGCGGATCACTATTTCGGCTCATTTGGGGCCATTTTATTAGCTGTTATCATTGTTCTTGCATGTTTAAAAACGAGTATTGGTTTAATTACTTCATGTAGTGAATTTTTCCATCAAGTGTTTCCAAAAATCAGCTATAAATGGTTTGTATTTTTATTATGTGTTGTGTCCTTTACGATTGCAAACTTTGGCTTAAACAATATTATTCAATTTGCTATCCCCGTTTTAATGTTCCTGTACCCATTAGCGATTGTCTTAATTTTGCTGGCACTTAGCTCATCATTCTTTAAAAATAAGCAAACGGTATATGCTATTGCGATGATTTTTACATTTTTCATTAGTTTGATTGATGGTTATAAAGCATTAATTGAAAGTGTACCAGGCGCAAAGTTAGGTGTCTTGGATGCTGTAGAAAAGGCCTATTCAACGATTCTACCTTTTTATGATATTGGCTTAGGGTGGATACTACCAGCGATTATTGGTGCTATAATTGGAAGTCTGTTTCCATCAAGAAAAGTACTATAA
- a CDS encoding SDR family oxidoreductase, with the protein MRLEGKVAIVTGAASGMGKAIAEGYAKEGAKVVVSDLNLDGAQAVVDGIQAAGGTAFAIQTNVASTEDLQRLFDETKQNYGQLDILVNNAGIMDGMEPVGEISDERWDKVFAVNTTAVMRSMRMATDIFLAQGHGVFVNNISAGGLYGARAGAAYTASKHAVVGLTKNTAFMYADKNIRCNGIAPGAVMTNIASSMTNMSQTGAARQALGLSINPRAGQPEEIAQLAIFLGSDEASFVNGQVIAVDGGWTAY; encoded by the coding sequence ATGAGATTAGAAGGTAAAGTAGCTATAGTAACAGGTGCAGCTTCAGGTATGGGGAAAGCCATCGCTGAAGGGTATGCAAAAGAAGGAGCTAAGGTTGTTGTTTCAGACTTAAATTTAGACGGTGCCCAAGCGGTTGTGGATGGTATTCAAGCGGCTGGAGGTACAGCATTTGCCATTCAAACAAATGTCGCATCAACAGAAGACTTACAGCGTTTATTTGATGAAACGAAACAAAACTATGGTCAATTAGATATTTTAGTAAACAATGCAGGGATCATGGATGGGATGGAGCCTGTTGGTGAAATTTCCGATGAACGATGGGATAAAGTATTTGCGGTAAATACAACAGCTGTGATGCGCTCGATGCGTATGGCGACAGACATTTTCCTTGCGCAAGGACACGGTGTCTTTGTCAATAATATTTCTGCGGGTGGCTTATATGGGGCACGTGCAGGTGCTGCCTATACAGCTTCAAAACATGCCGTTGTTGGATTAACAAAAAACACAGCGTTTATGTATGCTGATAAAAATATTCGCTGCAATGGTATTGCGCCTGGAGCAGTCATGACGAATATCGCCTCTTCAATGACCAATATGAGCCAAACTGGTGCAGCACGCCAAGCACTTGGTCTATCGATTAATCCGCGTGCTGGTCAACCAGAAGAAATTGCTCAATTAGCTATTTTCCTTGGATCAGACGAGGCAAGCTTTGTGAATGGACAAGTCATTGCAGTAGATGGTGGCTGGACAGCTTACTAA
- a CDS encoding TetR/AcrR family transcriptional regulator, giving the protein MSTTDLRIIKTKQALHEALLTLLSQKPLEQISIAEICREAKVNRGTFYLHYEQKEGLFEEYFQEIMEDLYQSYEEPYRAVTTLDTDQLDPNTIRIFHHIERFKMFYRIVFSKNVPLTYYYMLFDGIYSLLKRDITHHHEHQMADHISIDYYSAYQANAIIGLIIQWYRGDFTDSVTMLNQQLAAILRNVRSGG; this is encoded by the coding sequence ATGAGCACAACGGATTTACGAATTATAAAAACAAAGCAAGCCTTGCATGAAGCCTTATTAACATTGCTCAGTCAAAAACCGTTGGAACAAATTTCTATCGCTGAAATATGTAGAGAGGCTAAGGTGAATAGAGGCACCTTCTATTTACATTACGAGCAAAAAGAAGGACTCTTTGAAGAATACTTTCAGGAGATCATGGAGGACTTATATCAATCCTATGAAGAACCATATCGGGCAGTAACCACCTTGGATACCGATCAACTCGATCCAAATACCATTCGAATCTTTCATCATATTGAACGCTTTAAAATGTTTTATCGCATTGTGTTTTCTAAAAATGTCCCGTTAACATACTATTACATGCTTTTTGACGGCATATATTCTCTGCTCAAGCGGGATATTACACATCATCATGAACATCAAATGGCCGATCATATTTCCATTGATTATTATAGCGCCTATCAAGCAAATGCAATCATCGGCCTAATCATCCAGTGGTACCGAGGCGATTTTACAGATAGTGTGACCATGTTAAATCAGCAGCTTGCGGCAATCTTAAGGAATGTAAGAAGTGGTGGGTAG
- a CDS encoding YhgE/Pip domain-containing protein, translating to MKGLQTLLRVRETYIGIVATIAFQLIFFTIWMTAYDGVNERAEQLTIGIVSEDTALGQQLAQNIKESSPFAIEDYSSMEHAEQALNERQINMILHIPVDFTKQLEAGKEAEIIYAINQANASVAKNMMEDVAKQMTEEMNQALYPMQQNQAIEVFSQQFAKLPFEQNTAQQITASVKTTVMTVKDHAIESTIVKTNNAKGFAANFVPLMVIISSFVGAMVMIMQHQQAAQIVRESLSKWQLFLARQLLNVTVAFTLPLLTIALMQVFDITSNESFLSIYFFQSIMYLAFLCLAQVFVILFGNVGMVFNICALSLQLVTSGVLVPKNMLSDWYNNVAAMLPATYGADGYYTIIFGGSADNLLQNSSSLGIIILVTMTLATVVVALKPTPPAQ from the coding sequence ATGAAAGGTTTACAAACATTATTGCGCGTTCGTGAAACCTATATAGGCATTGTCGCTACCATTGCCTTTCAATTAATTTTCTTTACTATTTGGATGACAGCGTATGATGGTGTCAATGAAAGAGCCGAGCAATTAACCATCGGCATTGTCTCAGAGGATACCGCCTTGGGGCAACAGCTAGCACAGAATATCAAAGAGTCTAGTCCTTTTGCCATAGAGGACTATTCGTCAATGGAGCATGCTGAGCAAGCATTAAACGAACGACAAATTAATATGATACTGCACATTCCAGTAGATTTTACGAAGCAACTTGAAGCAGGAAAAGAAGCGGAAATTATTTACGCTATTAATCAAGCCAATGCAAGCGTGGCGAAAAACATGATGGAGGATGTAGCAAAGCAAATGACTGAAGAAATGAATCAAGCCCTTTATCCAATGCAACAAAATCAGGCAATCGAGGTCTTTTCTCAACAATTTGCAAAGCTTCCTTTTGAGCAAAATACTGCACAGCAAATTACCGCGTCCGTCAAGACAACCGTTATGACTGTCAAAGACCATGCAATCGAGAGTACTATTGTTAAAACCAATAACGCGAAAGGCTTTGCGGCAAACTTTGTACCACTTATGGTGATCATTTCATCCTTTGTCGGTGCTATGGTGATGATTATGCAACACCAGCAAGCTGCCCAAATTGTTCGAGAAAGTCTATCCAAATGGCAATTATTTTTAGCAAGACAGCTACTCAATGTGACCGTAGCCTTTACCCTACCATTGCTAACAATTGCCTTAATGCAGGTCTTTGATATTACTAGCAACGAAAGCTTTCTCTCTATCTACTTCTTTCAATCTATCATGTATTTAGCTTTCCTTTGTCTAGCACAAGTTTTTGTTATTCTCTTTGGTAACGTTGGGATGGTCTTTAATATTTGCGCCCTCTCCCTCCAACTCGTAACATCAGGCGTACTCGTCCCCAAAAATATGCTCTCTGACTGGTACAACAATGTCGCCGCCATGCTACCCGCTACTTACGGAGCTGATGGCTACTATACCATTATATTTGGCGGAAGTGCCGACAATTTACTACAAAACAGCAGCTCCTTAGGCATCATCATCCTTGTGACAATGACCCTTGCAACAGTAGTAGTCGCCTTAAAGCCCACGCCACCAGCTCAATAA
- a CDS encoding TetR/AcrR family transcriptional regulator, translated as MFLTTKGTAERIIEAALQLISEKGYTAATTKTIAELAGVNEVTLFRHFGNKRGLLKAIIEQFSYYPLLQQEINQNVTWELEKDLFNFSLKHFQFLMSIKDFVMIGFKESIQFPEISEEIANIPLLIKKELIHYFQEMHQRGKIRELDFEAAALSLIALNFGHFMSRARLGTIVSDIPTEELLQTSVSIFSRGLVS; from the coding sequence ATGTTTTTGACAACGAAGGGAACGGCAGAACGAATAATCGAAGCTGCACTACAATTGATTAGTGAAAAGGGCTATACAGCTGCAACTACCAAAACCATTGCAGAATTAGCAGGTGTCAACGAAGTCACTCTTTTCCGCCATTTCGGCAACAAGCGTGGTTTATTAAAAGCCATTATTGAACAATTTTCTTATTATCCACTTTTACAACAGGAGATTAATCAAAATGTCACATGGGAATTAGAAAAAGATTTATTCAACTTCTCACTGAAACATTTCCAGTTTTTAATGTCGATTAAAGACTTTGTAATGATTGGCTTTAAGGAGTCCATTCAGTTCCCTGAAATTAGTGAGGAAATTGCGAATATTCCCCTTCTGATTAAGAAGGAGCTTATTCACTACTTTCAAGAAATGCATCAGCGAGGGAAAATAAGAGAATTGGATTTTGAAGCAGCTGCATTATCGCTCATTGCCCTAAATTTTGGTCATTTTATGTCACGTGCTCGACTTGGCACTATTGTGTCTGACATACCAACCGAAGAACTTTTACAGACAAGTGTTTCGATTTTTTCTAGGGGACTCGTTTCCTAG